ATTTCCCGCAATACTCCACCAAAACGCCGATAATAAGCGCTAGAAGGTTGAGGAAGTTCACCCACAGTTGTTTCGCTATTCTCTGAAACATATTGGGTTGCAGCTTGGTCGATACGTTGATAAATATTGGTACACAAATGGCGTGCAATATGGCCTTCCCATTGGGGAGGTAAAAGTTCATCAGGTAGCAACGGGTCTTTGAGCGTGACACGGCGATAAAAGTGAATTAAGAGCAGCCGTAACTGAAAACAATGTTCAGGGCTGATTTGTGTTCCTGCATTATCCTTGAGCAATAATGCAAGAGGCCTGAATAATGAAATAAATTGGTGATAATGCTCTGAAATTTCTTGCAAAGACCATGCCTGAGACACCAAGTCTTTCAGGTTTTTTTCTGAACGGCTGTAGGGGTAATCTGCATGAAAATAAATGGCTTGCTCAGTGGCATTGAGCTCATTTAATAACGCAGGTACGTCACTTTGTGCGCAACTTGGCGCGGCCATTAAAGACGTATTAAACTGACCAAACCCTAGCCAGCTAAGTTCTTTTTTTAATCTGATTTTTTCTTCTTTATCAGCGGCTTCTAGCAACAATAAGTTCCATTTGCCATCCCAATCAGGTTGCTCTGCAAGGTAAATTTTTTGTTCTGCTCGTCGAAATCGGCTTTGCCCGCGGGCTGAAATCCGGTAGTAGCTACGTCGGCCAATTTTTTCGACATCTAACCAACCTTCTTTTTGCAAACGAAAAACGGATGTGCGTACAAAGCGGTCAGTAAACCCCATGGGTTCTAATAATTTGGTTAGGCTACCTAACCAAACCTCACCTCCTCGGTGATGTAGCGCATCACCATATAAGGAGCTAATGAGTGACGTGCCACTAATGGGCTGACTGGCGATGGCATGTTGGATAAATTGGTCGAGTTTGGTATTCACTTATGTTTCATCCATAAATTTTCTGTATCAGAATGCTTCCTGAATAGTAGACATAAAATAGAATATTGTCTCGCTTCGTTTTTTATTGAGCCAGTTTCATTAATTAGGCATATCAGAAAAATCAATTCTGTATATGCCTTAACTTATTGATTTAAATTGCAATTCTAGTATCAATGACACGTTCTGCCTTACCTTGTGAACGTGGGATGTCACCGCAATTCACAATGCTGACTCGCGTGCTGATCCCTACCATAGATTTGATACGGTGTTTTAGGTGGTGACAGATATTACAGCGTTCATCATAAGTGAGTTGCGCTGGGTTTTTCAGCTCAACACGGACTGATAAGTTATCCATATTACCTTGGCGACCAATTTCTAACTGGTAGTGTGGGGATAGCTCTTTGAACTGCATAATCTGTTCTTCAATTTGGGAAGGGAATACATTCACTCCGCGAATAATCATCATGTCATCGGAGCGACCTGTGATTTTACCGATTCGCCGCATGTTGCGATTCACGCCATTCATTAAGTGAGTTAAATCCCGTGTGCGATAACGAATTACTGGCATAGCTTCTTTTGTCAGGGTAGTGAACACTAACTCACCATGCTCGCCATCCCCTAATGTTTTGAGAGTTTCAGGGGAAATAATTTCAGGGTAAAAGTGGTCTTCCCAGATGGTTGGGCCGCTGGCACCAGCGTCAGCACATTCCATGGCGACACCTGGGCCCATCACTTCTGATAACCCATAGATATCTAATGCTTTGATGCCTAAGCGTGTTTCGATTTCAGTGCGCAGGGATTCTGTCCAAGGTTCAGCGCCAAATACGCCTAATCTAAGTGAGCACTTACTAGCATCACCACCCATGATTTTCTCGAGTTCGTCAATAATGCTCAGACAATATGATGGTGTGACCATAATGACATCGGGTTTAAAATCAGCAATTAGTTGGGCTTGTTTTTCGGTTTGCCCACCTGACATTGGAATGACGGCGGCACCAAGGCGTTCTGCGCCATAATGTGCGCCTAAACCGCCGGTAAACAAGCCGTAACCATAAGCTACATGAACTTTATCACCACGTACCGTTCCCGCAGAGCGCAAACTACGTGCAATTAAATCCGCCCAGTTATCGATATCACGCTGCGTGTAACCAACAACCGTTGGCCGGCCAGTAGTACCCGAAGATGCATGGATACGGATGATTTGGTCCATTGGCACGGCAAACGTACTGAATGGGTAGTTTTCCCGTAAATCTTGCTTGGTGGTATAGGGAAATTTTTCGATATCACTTAATTTTTTAAAATCATCAGGGTGCACACCCGCATCATCAAACTTTTTACGGTACATTGGCACGTTTTCATAGGCGTGAGTGAGTGTCCACTTCATTCGAGAATACTGTAATGACTCGATTTCATCTCGTGAGGCAAATTCAATTGGGTCGATGCTATCTTGTATCATGCTCATAATTGCCAGTCCTCATAATTATTATGGTAACCAGTTTTCGTTGATAACGTTACTGGTTTTCGCCTGAGCAGGTGTAGGGTTTCAGGCGGATATTATTGATATGAATACGTTGTTCAGACTCGTTCGATAATCATGGCGATGCCTTGCCCTACGCCAATACACATGGTGCATAGGGCATAGCGGCCTTGTTTGCGATGAAGTTCATTAATCGCGGCGATGGCTAACCTTGCACCACTCATTCCTAAAGGGTGACCTAAGGAAATCGCTCCGCCGTTCGGGTTTACGTGTGGCGCGTCATCGGGTAAGCCTAGTCCCCTCAATACGGCGATGGCTTGTGCGGCAAATGCTTCGTTTAACTCAATGACATCCATTTGGTCGATAGTTAACCCCGCCATTTTTAAGACTTTTTGTGAGGCTGGTAACGGGCCAATCCCCATCAGTCGTGGTTCAACGCCACAAGTGGCGGTAGCAACAATGCGAGCCCGAGGGGTTAAGCCTTGCTGTTTCGCGATTTGTTCGGATGCAATGATTAACGCGGCAGCGCCATCATTCACACCAGAAGCATTACCCGCAGTTACCGTGCCGTTTTCACGAAATGGTGTTTTCAGCTTTTGTAATTGCTCAAAAGTGGTTTCTGCACGAGGGTGTTCATCTTCGGTAACCACGATTTCGTTTTTACGTTGTTTAATGGTGACAGGGATAATTTCTTGCGCAAAAATACCGTTAACTTTTGCAATTTCAGTGCGTTGTTGGCTGCGTAGTGCAAATGCATCTTGGTCTTCACGGCTGATTTTGTAGGTTTCAGCCACATTTTCAGCGGTCTCTGGCATGGAGTCAGTGCCACATTGTTGTTCCATTAATGGGTTGATAAACCGCCAACCGATTGTGGTATCAAACACTTGTGCTTGGCGCGAAAAAGCGGCCTCCTGTTTTCCCATCACAAAAGGCGCGCGGCTCATCGACTCGACACCTCCTGCAATCATTAACCCGGATTCACCTGCTTTAATACTGCGAGCGGCAAGTGCGATAGCATCCAGCCCTGAGCCACATAAGCGGTTGATGGTTGTGCCTGAAACCGAAATGGGTAAGCCAGACAATAAACCCGCCATGCGAGCGACGTTGCGATTGTCTTCACCCGCTTGGTTTGCGCAACCTAAAATAATATCATCGGTCAATGACCAATCTAATTGTGGGTGCCTTGCCATCAAGGCTTTTAATGGTAAAGTGGCGAGGTCATCAGGACGTAGAGAAGAAAGTGTGCCGCCATAACGGCCTATCGGTGTACGAACACCGTCGCAAATATAAGCATCAATCATGGTGGTTTTCCTCTAAACGGTGCCCTAAGCGATGAGAACGACCTTGGAATAAGGCAAGTATTTTCCCGTCTTGGTTAGTTATCTCGACTTCGTATAGCCCGTTGCGCTTACCTTGGTGCTTCATTGTTGCGGTAGCTGTCAGTAAGTCCCCTTCAAAGCCTGGGCGGACAAAATCAATTGAGCACATCGACGCAACAGCAGCATACCCTTGGCTATTACAGGCGTAAGCAAATGCCGTGTCGGCAAGACTAAACAGTTGCCCGCCATGGCAGGTTTTATGACCATTAAGCATCTTTGCAGTGATTGGCATCTTTAATTGCGCAAAGCCATCTTCGACTTTTTCAATCGACATACCCATTGCTTTTGCACATGCATCATCGCGATACATAATGTGAGCTGATTGTTGAGCAGTCGTGATATTTGGTACTGAAATCATAGGGACTCCTTGAAGGATAAAGACTGATAACCCGCAGCTAACTGTTTAAGTAATGGATTGGGGCGATAACGGTTATCGCCATAAAACTGCACGAGTTGCTCAAGTACTGATAACACGCGT
The window above is part of the Providencia sp. R33 genome. Proteins encoded here:
- the paaX gene encoding phenylacetic acid degradation operon negative regulatory protein PaaX; this encodes MNTKLDQFIQHAIASQPISGTSLISSLYGDALHHRGGEVWLGSLTKLLEPMGFTDRFVRTSVFRLQKEGWLDVEKIGRRSYYRISARGQSRFRRAEQKIYLAEQPDWDGKWNLLLLEAADKEEKIRLKKELSWLGFGQFNTSLMAAPSCAQSDVPALLNELNATEQAIYFHADYPYSRSEKNLKDLVSQAWSLQEISEHYHQFISLFRPLALLLKDNAGTQISPEHCFQLRLLLIHFYRRVTLKDPLLPDELLPPQWEGHIARHLCTNIYQRIDQAATQYVSENSETTVGELPQPSSAYYRRFGGVLREIAA
- the paaK gene encoding phenylacetate--CoA ligase PaaK, coding for MSMIQDSIDPIEFASRDEIESLQYSRMKWTLTHAYENVPMYRKKFDDAGVHPDDFKKLSDIEKFPYTTKQDLRENYPFSTFAVPMDQIIRIHASSGTTGRPTVVGYTQRDIDNWADLIARSLRSAGTVRGDKVHVAYGYGLFTGGLGAHYGAERLGAAVIPMSGGQTEKQAQLIADFKPDVIMVTPSYCLSIIDELEKIMGGDASKCSLRLGVFGAEPWTESLRTEIETRLGIKALDIYGLSEVMGPGVAMECADAGASGPTIWEDHFYPEIISPETLKTLGDGEHGELVFTTLTKEAMPVIRYRTRDLTHLMNGVNRNMRRIGKITGRSDDMMIIRGVNVFPSQIEEQIMQFKELSPHYQLEIGRQGNMDNLSVRVELKNPAQLTYDERCNICHHLKHRIKSMVGISTRVSIVNCGDIPRSQGKAERVIDTRIAI
- the pcaF gene encoding 3-oxoadipyl-CoA thiolase, whose protein sequence is MIDAYICDGVRTPIGRYGGTLSSLRPDDLATLPLKALMARHPQLDWSLTDDIILGCANQAGEDNRNVARMAGLLSGLPISVSGTTINRLCGSGLDAIALAARSIKAGESGLMIAGGVESMSRAPFVMGKQEAAFSRQAQVFDTTIGWRFINPLMEQQCGTDSMPETAENVAETYKISREDQDAFALRSQQRTEIAKVNGIFAQEIIPVTIKQRKNEIVVTEDEHPRAETTFEQLQKLKTPFRENGTVTAGNASGVNDGAAALIIASEQIAKQQGLTPRARIVATATCGVEPRLMGIGPLPASQKVLKMAGLTIDQMDVIELNEAFAAQAIAVLRGLGLPDDAPHVNPNGGAISLGHPLGMSGARLAIAAINELHRKQGRYALCTMCIGVGQGIAMIIERV
- the paaI gene encoding hydroxyphenylacetyl-CoA thioesterase PaaI; protein product: MISVPNITTAQQSAHIMYRDDACAKAMGMSIEKVEDGFAQLKMPITAKMLNGHKTCHGGQLFSLADTAFAYACNSQGYAAVASMCSIDFVRPGFEGDLLTATATMKHQGKRNGLYEVEITNQDGKILALFQGRSHRLGHRLEENHHD